A single window of Candidatus Binatia bacterium DNA harbors:
- the glpK gene encoding glycerol kinase GlpK, with protein MARYVLAIDQGTTGSTVMVFDERGRVRSRAYSEFRQHYPKPAWVEHDAEEIWTVTHALIARALATAKAKPAELAGIGITNQRETTVVWDRRSGKPIHRAIVWQDRRTAAVCEQLRKRGAQKEVRRKSGLVLDPYFSGTKVAWILDNVRGARARAEKGELAFGTVDSWLIWKLTGGKVHATDYTNASRTMLFNIRTLTWDGALCRLLRVPEAMLPHVRASAGSFGETQPGLVGAGSVPITGVAGDQQAAMYGQACTAPGMVKNTYGTGCFLMMFSGDKPLESKHGLLTTLCCRADGGPAYALEGSVFIAGAAIQWLRDGLRILEKASDSEAAARRVDSTLGAYVVPAFAGLGAPYWDADARGAIVGLTRGVTRDHLVRATLESLAYQTRDVVDAMAADSKRTLKVLRVDGGAAANDFLMQFQADVIGVAVDRPTVIETTAAGAAFLAGVGAGLWKSARDLEAVRKVDRVFRPKMKKSEREALYAGWKSAVARVRSR; from the coding sequence ATGGCGCGCTACGTTCTCGCGATCGACCAGGGCACGACGGGTTCGACGGTGATGGTGTTCGACGAGCGCGGACGCGTGCGCTCGCGTGCCTACAGCGAGTTCCGTCAGCACTATCCGAAACCGGCGTGGGTGGAGCACGATGCCGAGGAGATCTGGACGGTCACGCATGCGCTGATCGCCAGGGCCCTGGCAACGGCCAAGGCGAAACCTGCCGAGCTCGCGGGCATCGGTATCACCAACCAGCGCGAGACGACGGTCGTCTGGGACCGGCGCAGCGGAAAACCGATTCATCGCGCGATCGTGTGGCAGGACCGTCGCACCGCCGCGGTCTGCGAGCAGCTTCGAAAGCGCGGCGCGCAGAAGGAAGTCCGGCGCAAGAGCGGCCTCGTGCTCGACCCGTATTTCTCGGGAACCAAAGTCGCGTGGATTCTCGACAACGTGCGCGGTGCGCGCGCGCGAGCCGAAAAAGGAGAGTTGGCGTTCGGCACGGTCGACTCGTGGCTCATCTGGAAGCTGACCGGCGGCAAGGTGCACGCGACCGATTACACCAACGCATCGCGCACGATGCTCTTCAACATTCGCACGCTGACGTGGGACGGAGCGCTGTGCCGCCTGCTGCGCGTTCCCGAAGCAATGCTTCCGCATGTTCGTGCGTCGGCCGGCAGCTTCGGCGAGACGCAGCCCGGGCTCGTCGGCGCCGGGTCGGTGCCGATCACCGGCGTGGCCGGTGACCAGCAGGCTGCAATGTACGGCCAGGCCTGCACCGCACCCGGCATGGTGAAGAACACTTACGGCACGGGCTGCTTCCTGATGATGTTCAGCGGAGACAAGCCGCTCGAATCGAAGCACGGCCTGCTGACGACGCTGTGCTGCCGCGCCGACGGAGGCCCGGCTTACGCGCTGGAGGGATCGGTGTTCATCGCCGGCGCGGCGATCCAGTGGCTGCGCGACGGGCTTCGCATTCTCGAGAAGGCCTCCGACAGCGAAGCGGCTGCACGGCGAGTGGATTCCACGCTAGGGGCGTACGTCGTTCCCGCGTTTGCCGGGCTGGGCGCGCCGTACTGGGACGCCGACGCACGCGGTGCGATCGTCGGCCTCACGCGCGGCGTCACCCGCGACCACCTCGTACGCGCGACGCTGGAGTCGCTGGCGTACCAGACGCGCGACGTCGTCGATGCAATGGCCGCCGATTCGAAGCGCACGCTGAAGGTGCTGCGGGTCGACGGGGGCGCGGCTGCCAACGACTTCCTCATGCAGTTTCAGGCTGACGTGATCGGCGTCGCAGTGGACCGGCCCACCGTGATCGAGACGACGGCTGCCGGCGCTGCGTTTCTTGCCGGCGTCGGCGCGGGTTTGTGGAAGAGCGCCAGGGACCTGGAAGCCGTGCGCAAGGTCGACCGCGTCTTCAGGCCGAAAATGAAAAAGTCCGAACGCGAGGCGCTCTACGCAGGGTGGAAGAGCGCCGTTGCGCGCGTGCGCTCCAGGTAA
- a CDS encoding fumarylacetoacetate hydrolase family protein, whose translation MKLATFTHGGKTRIGAVVGDEIADLTAKGLPSSMLALLEGEEAAIAAARAAVDAAPRLALSAVRLEAPIARPPKILAVGLNYRAHAEECGMPIPVFPVIFNKQSTSASGPFDLVHRPRESVELDYEGELAVVIGKRCRRVPAAKARSVVAGYAVANDVSVRDWQIRVPTMTMGKSWDTHCPFGPWITTRDEIADPHALDLKTWVNGELRQNANTSDLIFNTDVIIEHLSTAFTLEPGDVIVTGTPSGVGLWMNPKGWIKDGDVVRIEIAGLGAIENRIVDEPEGTVRY comes from the coding sequence ATGAAGCTTGCGACATTCACGCACGGTGGAAAGACGCGAATCGGCGCGGTCGTCGGTGACGAGATCGCCGACCTGACGGCAAAAGGACTGCCGTCCTCGATGCTCGCGCTGCTCGAAGGCGAAGAGGCCGCGATTGCGGCGGCGCGCGCCGCGGTGGATGCGGCGCCGCGCCTTGCGCTGTCCGCCGTGCGCCTGGAAGCGCCGATCGCGAGGCCTCCGAAGATCCTCGCCGTCGGCCTCAACTATCGCGCCCACGCCGAAGAGTGCGGGATGCCGATCCCGGTTTTCCCGGTGATCTTCAACAAGCAGTCGACGTCGGCGAGCGGGCCTTTCGACCTCGTGCATCGCCCTCGCGAATCGGTGGAGCTGGACTACGAAGGCGAGCTTGCGGTCGTCATCGGTAAACGTTGCCGCCGCGTTCCGGCAGCGAAGGCCCGCTCGGTCGTTGCGGGCTACGCCGTGGCCAACGACGTCAGCGTGCGCGACTGGCAGATCCGCGTTCCGACGATGACGATGGGCAAGAGCTGGGACACCCACTGTCCGTTCGGCCCGTGGATCACGACGCGCGACGAGATCGCCGACCCGCACGCGCTCGACCTCAAGACCTGGGTCAATGGCGAGCTGAGGCAGAACGCGAACACGTCCGACCTGATTTTCAATACTGACGTCATCATCGAGCACCTGTCGACGGCGTTCACGCTCGAGCCGGGCGACGTGATCGTCACCGGCACGCCGAGCGGCGTCGGCCTGTGGATGAACCCGAAAGGCTGGATCAAGGACGGCGACGTCGTGCGCATCGAGATCGCAGGCCTCGGCGCGATCGAGAACCGCATCGTCGACGAGCCGGAAGGGACGGTGCGCTACTGA
- a CDS encoding TetR/AcrR family transcriptional regulator: protein MGITVGSAAAPTPRPGEGDFDRPSRRSRKTRAALIDAARALLEDEGVAGLTVRAVTDRADVAHGTFYHHFASTEAVLAAGIEESMREFSAEMEVGFAQADDKSWVLVASLARTFRMLCAHPALPWMLERPQVLAQALRRACGPFAVRDVQAMIAAGDVAPSALENGMSFLEWALVGALVEVAQSPKQAPELERRLVALALRVLALPERRITSLLGRLGEVPAIRRTRPAHAQGGSNGRGA, encoded by the coding sequence GTGGGTATCACGGTCGGCAGCGCCGCCGCTCCGACGCCGCGTCCGGGCGAGGGGGACTTCGACAGGCCGTCGCGGCGAAGCCGCAAGACCCGCGCCGCCCTTATCGATGCCGCCCGCGCATTGCTCGAAGACGAAGGGGTTGCGGGGCTGACGGTTCGCGCCGTCACCGACCGCGCCGACGTCGCGCACGGCACCTTCTACCACCACTTCGCGTCCACCGAGGCCGTGCTTGCTGCCGGCATCGAGGAGTCGATGCGCGAATTCTCGGCGGAGATGGAAGTCGGCTTCGCGCAGGCCGACGACAAGTCGTGGGTGCTCGTCGCCAGTCTCGCGCGGACGTTCCGCATGCTGTGCGCGCATCCGGCGCTGCCGTGGATGCTCGAACGGCCCCAGGTGCTCGCGCAGGCTCTTCGCCGGGCGTGCGGCCCTTTCGCCGTGCGCGACGTGCAGGCGATGATCGCCGCCGGCGACGTCGCACCGTCGGCATTGGAAAACGGCATGAGCTTCCTCGAATGGGCGCTCGTCGGTGCGCTGGTCGAAGTGGCGCAGTCGCCGAAACAGGCGCCGGAACTCGAGCGGCGGCTGGTCGCGCTCGCGCTGCGGGTACTTGCGCTGCCGGAGCGACGAATCACGTCGCTGCTGGGGCGCCTCGGCGAAGTTCCGGCAATCCGCCGCACTCGCCCGGCGCACGCGCAGGGCGGATCCAACGGACGCGGGGCGTGA
- the prfA gene encoding peptide chain release factor 1, with amino-acid sequence MLDKLGRIERRYAEIEAEVADPATSSDRDRFARLMRERSDLEDIVFAYRRRRDAESQLGEAKVLREDADPEIREMATGEARKLEASLAALDEQLRQLLIPKDPLDQRNAIVEIRAGTGGDEAALFGGDLLRMYLRYAQEHGLRTEMMSTSDGAKGGVKEAILLVCGKDAYGLLKYEGGVHRVQRVPETESQGRIHTSAVTIAVLPEAEEVDVRIEDKDVRVDVYRSSGPGGQSVNTTDSAVRVTHIPSGLVVTCQDEKSQHKNKAKALKVLRSRLFDLEEAKRRAEVDADRRAMVGSGDRSERIRTYNFPQNRVTDHRINLTLYSLENFVLGDMDEMLSALRAHYQAEALKAEASS; translated from the coding sequence ATGCTCGACAAGCTCGGCAGAATCGAGCGGCGCTACGCCGAGATCGAGGCGGAAGTCGCTGACCCCGCGACGTCGTCCGATCGCGACCGCTTCGCGCGACTGATGCGCGAGCGCAGCGATCTCGAGGACATCGTCTTCGCGTATCGCCGTCGTCGTGACGCCGAATCCCAGCTGGGCGAGGCGAAGGTGCTGCGCGAGGACGCCGATCCGGAAATTCGCGAGATGGCGACCGGCGAGGCGCGCAAGCTCGAGGCATCGCTGGCGGCGCTGGACGAACAGCTGCGCCAGCTGCTGATCCCGAAGGATCCGCTCGACCAGCGCAATGCGATCGTCGAAATCCGCGCCGGCACCGGCGGCGACGAAGCGGCGCTGTTCGGCGGCGACCTGCTGCGCATGTACCTGCGCTACGCCCAGGAGCACGGCCTTCGCACCGAAATGATGAGCACGAGCGACGGCGCCAAGGGCGGCGTCAAGGAAGCGATCCTGCTGGTCTGCGGCAAGGATGCCTACGGTCTGCTCAAGTACGAGGGCGGTGTCCACCGCGTGCAACGCGTTCCCGAGACCGAGTCGCAGGGCCGCATCCACACGTCTGCCGTCACGATCGCCGTGCTTCCCGAGGCCGAGGAAGTCGACGTGCGCATCGAGGACAAGGACGTGCGCGTCGATGTTTATCGCTCGTCGGGCCCCGGCGGCCAGTCCGTCAACACGACCGATTCGGCGGTTCGCGTCACGCACATCCCGTCGGGCCTCGTCGTCACGTGCCAGGACGAGAAGAGCCAGCACAAGAACAAGGCGAAGGCCCTCAAAGTCCTGCGCTCGCGCCTGTTCGACCTGGAGGAAGCGAAAAGGCGGGCCGAGGTCGATGCCGACCGGCGCGCCATGGTCGGCAGCGGGGATCGCTCCGAGCGCATCCGCACGTACAATTTTCCGCAGAACAGGGTCACCGACCACCGCATCAACCTGACGCTGTACTCGCTCGAGAACTTCGTGCTCGGTGATATGGACGAGATGCTGAGCGCGCTGCGCGCCCACTACCAGGCCGAGGCTCTCAAAGCGGAGGCATCGTCGTGA
- a CDS encoding DUF3300 domain-containing protein: MKAPVRPRILSMLCRSSLALALPIACAIGGCDKPPIPTAGPVAAVDVSGQGSSSPSPAGDSNVPASSPSASPEPASAPGSAPQAGPSPPSAPDFSAERLEQMVAPVALYPDPLLQDVLMAATYPAEVAEAAQFVRNHPNLTGKALDDAIAGRHWDISVGALVHATGAIKLMGEDPEWTRDLGDAFLAQQNDVLNAVQVMRNRACDHGTLKTTSQQKVITEPAPPRAGPRYAGAPPPYYVVPPPARIVRIVPVSPTELFVPVYNPLVVFGPPPVVVYYPPLFPAVAVDVAPFVTFGIGLSIGALFVGDLDWDHHVIYPYRWGGGYYAGDRYWRDGYASHVTPWQHDPFHRRDVSYRSTTVQRFYRGGGAGALAAARGGAGGGRGVQAAVPGSAAREGGAGHGGHGRSDAAATRGGTNHESGSGRHAAPVSSHARGPAAAAGQHAAGGPHGGQAHATGSRHGAVARATGGPHGAGPHVTGAPHGGSRMSAGPHGGPSQMMSGHHGGGAQIARAPHGGGSPMMGGAHGMHGGGSHSAGAAAHPSGGGGHAGVAGGGHGRGGH, encoded by the coding sequence GTGAAAGCTCCTGTCCGTCCTCGAATCCTCTCGATGCTGTGCCGCAGCAGCCTGGCACTGGCTCTGCCGATCGCGTGCGCGATTGGCGGCTGCGACAAGCCGCCGATTCCCACGGCCGGGCCGGTAGCCGCGGTCGATGTTTCCGGCCAAGGCAGCTCATCGCCTTCGCCGGCGGGCGATTCGAACGTGCCCGCATCGTCGCCGTCGGCATCGCCCGAACCTGCCTCCGCGCCCGGTTCTGCGCCGCAAGCAGGGCCTTCCCCGCCGTCCGCACCCGATTTTTCGGCCGAACGTCTCGAGCAGATGGTCGCGCCGGTCGCGCTCTATCCCGATCCGCTGTTGCAGGACGTGCTGATGGCCGCGACGTATCCGGCCGAAGTCGCCGAAGCTGCGCAGTTCGTCAGGAACCATCCGAACCTGACGGGAAAAGCCCTGGACGACGCGATTGCCGGCCGGCACTGGGACATCAGCGTGGGCGCGCTCGTGCACGCGACCGGGGCCATCAAGCTGATGGGCGAAGATCCGGAGTGGACGCGCGACCTCGGCGATGCGTTCCTCGCGCAGCAGAACGACGTGCTCAACGCCGTGCAGGTGATGCGAAACCGCGCCTGCGATCACGGCACGCTGAAGACCACGAGCCAGCAGAAGGTGATCACCGAACCTGCGCCGCCGCGGGCGGGGCCTCGTTACGCCGGTGCTCCGCCTCCGTATTACGTCGTGCCGCCACCCGCGCGCATCGTACGCATCGTTCCGGTCAGCCCGACCGAATTGTTCGTGCCGGTGTACAACCCTCTCGTCGTGTTCGGCCCGCCGCCGGTCGTCGTCTACTACCCGCCGCTGTTTCCGGCCGTTGCCGTGGACGTTGCGCCGTTCGTCACGTTCGGAATCGGTCTTTCGATCGGCGCACTGTTCGTCGGAGACCTCGACTGGGACCACCACGTGATCTACCCGTACCGCTGGGGCGGCGGCTACTATGCGGGTGACAGGTACTGGCGAGATGGCTACGCGTCCCACGTCACGCCGTGGCAGCACGATCCTTTTCACCGCCGCGATGTCTCGTACCGCAGTACGACGGTACAGCGCTTCTACCGCGGAGGCGGAGCCGGCGCGCTGGCCGCAGCTCGCGGCGGCGCAGGCGGCGGGCGTGGCGTGCAGGCCGCTGTCCCGGGCAGCGCCGCGCGAGAAGGCGGCGCCGGGCATGGCGGGCATGGAAGGAGCGACGCGGCCGCGACTCGCGGCGGTACCAACCACGAATCCGGCTCCGGTCGTCACGCCGCGCCGGTGAGCTCCCACGCAAGAGGCCCTGCCGCGGCGGCAGGGCAGCATGCGGCGGGCGGGCCTCACGGCGGACAAGCGCATGCGACGGGATCCCGTCACGGCGCAGTGGCTCGCGCGACCGGTGGGCCTCACGGGGCCGGTCCGCATGTGACCGGCGCACCGCATGGCGGATCTCGGATGAGCGCGGGTCCTCACGGCGGCCCCTCGCAGATGATGAGCGGCCATCACGGCGGCGGTGCGCAGATTGCGCGCGCACCTCACGGCGGCGGTTCTCCCATGATGGGCGGTGCCCACGGCATGCACGGCGGAGGCTCTCACTCCGCGGGCGCAGCGGCGCATCCCTCCGGCGGCGGCGGCCACGCGGGCGTCGCAGGCGGTGGCCACGGCCGCGGCGGACACTGA
- the rpmE gene encoding 50S ribosomal protein L31, producing the protein MKAAIHPEYKEIDVLCACGATFKTRSTSPKLHVEICANCHPFYTGNQKILDTAGRVERFRQKYANVKIAAR; encoded by the coding sequence ATGAAGGCAGCCATCCACCCGGAATACAAGGAAATCGACGTGCTCTGCGCCTGCGGGGCGACGTTCAAGACGCGTTCGACGTCGCCGAAGCTGCACGTCGAAATCTGCGCGAACTGCCATCCCTTCTATACGGGAAACCAGAAGATCCTCGACACCGCCGGCCGCGTCGAGCGATTCCGCCAGAAGTACGCCAACGTCAAGATCGCTGCCCGCTAG
- a CDS encoding VOC family protein: MSEPVVKIRDIAYVRLRVPDLDRMEAYLLDFGMETSARTDAALYMRGTGASHHLHISEKADEAGLAAIGFLAADAADLDRLAAMPGASAVHGTGEPGGGRRVAISDPWGNRIELVHGIAGVEPRSQAEAGGLNLGRRVERKGAVKRTGHRPAQVMRLGHAGINVADPDEAFAWYHRHFGILKSDSIAMGDFALAHFCRCDRGSQFTDHHTFLLARSMDGTSGFNHVSYEVTGLDEIWVGHRYLAERGYRHNWGIGRHTLGSQIFDYWRDPWGQIHEHYTDGDLLDAACEPGVHSIEEGGSQWGPEMPPDFGRTVPS; this comes from the coding sequence ATGAGTGAACCAGTCGTCAAGATTCGCGACATTGCCTACGTGAGGCTTCGCGTTCCCGATCTCGACCGCATGGAAGCCTACCTGCTCGATTTTGGCATGGAGACGAGCGCGCGCACCGACGCGGCGCTGTACATGCGCGGAACCGGTGCGAGCCATCACCTGCACATCAGCGAGAAGGCCGACGAAGCCGGCCTGGCGGCAATCGGGTTCCTCGCTGCGGACGCGGCCGATCTCGATCGGCTGGCTGCGATGCCGGGTGCCTCGGCGGTGCACGGCACCGGCGAGCCGGGCGGCGGCCGTCGCGTGGCCATCAGCGATCCGTGGGGAAACCGCATCGAGCTCGTGCACGGAATCGCCGGCGTCGAGCCGCGCAGCCAAGCCGAAGCCGGTGGTTTGAATCTCGGCCGTCGCGTAGAAAGAAAAGGCGCCGTCAAGCGCACGGGGCACCGGCCCGCGCAGGTGATGCGCCTCGGCCATGCCGGCATCAACGTTGCCGATCCGGACGAGGCTTTCGCCTGGTACCATCGCCACTTCGGCATCCTCAAGAGCGACTCGATCGCGATGGGGGACTTTGCGCTGGCGCATTTCTGCCGCTGCGACCGCGGCAGCCAGTTCACCGACCACCACACGTTCCTGCTCGCGCGCTCGATGGACGGCACCTCGGGCTTCAACCACGTTTCGTACGAAGTGACCGGCCTCGACGAGATCTGGGTGGGTCACCGCTACCTTGCCGAGCGCGGCTACCGTCACAACTGGGGAATCGGGCGCCACACGCTCGGCAGCCAGATCTTCGACTACTGGCGTGATCCGTGGGGACAGATCCACGAGCACTACACGGACGGAGACCTGCTGGACGCCGCTTGCGAGCCGGGTGTGCACTCGATCGAAGAAGGTGGCAGCCAGTGGGGGCCGGAGATGCCCCCGGATTTCGGCAGAACCGTTCCTTCTTGA
- a CDS encoding bifunctional 3-(3-hydroxy-phenyl)propionate/3-hydroxycinnamic acid hydroxylase encodes MSSAAAHRADVCVVGCGPVGAAAAILLARSGLTACVVDRSTAVYDLPRAVLLDGETVRVFQRIGLGDEVDSLLQPWREGDAAVFTDSARNALFGLDMPSSGSNGWRDGAFFDQPELEGWMRAQMRKEPKVDALFGHEVTSISQDQTSVRVTASHLATGNAVEIRAPWVIACDGASSFVRRSLGIPWRSLGYDRDWLVVDVVAKNVAGLPPVTMQVCDPKRLTSYICGKDPFRRWEFRLLEGETREAMVHPANVAKLLAPWIAPEDYELRRSVVYQFHAATAGRWHDGRIFLAGDAAHQTPPFLGQGLNAGLRDVVNLAWKLALVAGGKAPESLLDSYAEERDPHAHELVDWAVAVGRLMDALAEQEAGRASGPLPDDLLNSGYGQGRSAPPLRRGLVVEEQVSDAGVAGYMISQPTVAAGGGRRLRLDEILGSGFAVVGRDRASLAMSEASRAVLARMGATTTELSSLPAVAGHHDRLFDAHGAAIVRPDRYVFGVTDAAHSLDDLVLRLEQKLYGAFAARGDQP; translated from the coding sequence GTGAGCAGCGCCGCCGCTCATCGCGCCGACGTCTGCGTCGTCGGCTGCGGACCGGTCGGTGCCGCAGCAGCAATCCTGCTGGCGCGCTCGGGACTGACGGCTTGCGTCGTCGACCGCTCGACCGCCGTCTACGATCTTCCGCGCGCCGTGCTGCTCGACGGAGAGACGGTGCGCGTCTTCCAGCGCATCGGCCTGGGCGACGAGGTCGACTCTCTGCTGCAGCCCTGGCGCGAAGGCGACGCAGCAGTATTCACCGATTCGGCGCGAAACGCGCTGTTCGGGCTCGACATGCCGAGCTCGGGCTCGAACGGCTGGAGGGATGGCGCGTTTTTCGACCAGCCGGAACTCGAGGGCTGGATGCGCGCGCAGATGCGCAAGGAGCCGAAGGTCGATGCCCTCTTCGGCCACGAGGTGACCTCGATCTCGCAGGACCAAACTTCGGTCCGCGTCACGGCAAGCCACCTTGCGACCGGCAACGCAGTCGAAATCCGCGCGCCGTGGGTCATCGCGTGCGACGGCGCATCGAGTTTCGTGCGGCGCAGCCTCGGCATCCCGTGGCGCAGCCTCGGCTACGACCGCGACTGGCTCGTCGTCGATGTCGTCGCGAAGAACGTTGCGGGCCTTCCGCCGGTCACGATGCAGGTCTGCGATCCGAAGCGGCTGACGAGCTACATCTGCGGCAAGGATCCGTTTCGACGCTGGGAGTTCCGGCTGCTCGAAGGAGAGACCCGCGAAGCGATGGTGCATCCGGCGAACGTCGCGAAGCTGCTCGCGCCGTGGATCGCGCCGGAAGACTACGAGCTGCGCCGCTCGGTCGTCTACCAGTTCCATGCGGCAACCGCCGGGCGCTGGCACGACGGCCGCATTTTCCTCGCCGGCGATGCGGCCCACCAGACTCCGCCGTTTCTCGGACAGGGTCTGAACGCCGGGTTGCGCGATGTCGTCAACCTTGCATGGAAGCTCGCGCTCGTCGCGGGCGGCAAAGCGCCCGAATCGCTGCTCGACAGTTATGCCGAAGAGCGTGACCCGCATGCCCACGAGCTGGTCGACTGGGCCGTTGCCGTCGGCCGCCTGATGGACGCGCTGGCCGAGCAGGAAGCGGGGCGCGCGAGCGGGCCCCTGCCCGACGACCTGCTGAATTCCGGCTACGGGCAGGGACGCTCGGCGCCGCCGCTGCGACGCGGCCTGGTCGTCGAAGAACAGGTCAGCGACGCAGGCGTCGCCGGCTACATGATCAGCCAGCCCACCGTCGCTGCGGGCGGTGGTCGCCGCTTGCGGCTCGACGAAATTCTCGGCAGCGGGTTTGCCGTCGTCGGCCGCGACCGTGCTTCGCTGGCGATGAGCGAAGCCAGCCGCGCCGTGCTCGCACGCATGGGTGCGACGACGACCGAGCTTTCGTCGCTTCCTGCTGTCGCCGGCCATCACGACCGGCTATTCGATGCCCACGGCGCGGCAATCGTGCGTCCGGACCGCTACGTATTCGGCGTCACCGACGCCGCGCATTCCCTCGACGATCTCGTGCTCCGGCTGGAGCAGAAACTGTACGGGGCCTTTGCGGCCCGGGGAGACCAACCATGA
- a CDS encoding MAPEG family protein: MTTPFRCLIVVAVLPYVIAGIGGYLRTKQFGSADNNHPRLQAAKLEGIAARAWAAQANAWEALAIFATAVFMTHLVHADEKATATACEIYLATRIAHPALYLANLATARTLVFIVGLACLARLFLLASAA; the protein is encoded by the coding sequence GTGACCACTCCGTTTCGCTGCCTCATCGTCGTCGCCGTGCTGCCCTACGTGATCGCCGGCATCGGCGGCTACCTGCGTACGAAACAGTTCGGAAGCGCCGACAACAACCACCCTCGCCTGCAGGCCGCAAAGCTCGAAGGCATCGCCGCCCGCGCGTGGGCGGCCCAGGCCAACGCGTGGGAAGCGCTCGCGATCTTCGCGACGGCGGTGTTCATGACCCATCTCGTGCACGCCGACGAGAAGGCGACGGCGACCGCCTGCGAGATCTACCTTGCCACGCGCATCGCGCACCCGGCCCTGTACCTGGCCAACCTCGCGACGGCGCGCACGCTCGTGTTCATCGTCGGTCTGGCATGCCTGGCACGATTGTTCCTGTTGGCATCGGCGGCCTGA
- a CDS encoding arylsulfatase: protein MNHRGHEIPRRSGLRLAALAIPLFILTATTALAADKKPNIVVIMGDDIGMWNIGAYNHGMMAGRTPNLDKLAKEGMLFTDYYAEASCTAGRANFVTGELPIRTGMTTVGQAGAKMGLPAEACTIATALKAQGYATGQFGKNHLGDLNEFLPTVHGFDEFFGYLYHLDAMEDPAHPNYPQELLNKVGPRNMVHSWASDTDDPTEMPRWGKVGKQKIEDAGTLYPKRMETVDDEFRDSAFKFVEKAKTENKPFFLWLNPTRMHIVTHLSEKYEKMRNAENGWSEEEAGMAQLDDDIGLVMQKLKDLGVDDNTIVVFTTDNGTELFTWPDGGTTPFAQSKGTIMEGGFRVPALLRWPGHVPADSVQNGIFSGLDWFPTFLDAAGNPDITDQLLKGVKLGDRTYKNHLDGYDQMAAITGKGPSARHEIFYLGESTVGAIRIDDFKYRFIDQPAGWLGEKTHVDVPYLTNLRLDPFERQGWPQNGTKQGSQQYFDWFKFQFWRFVFVQQVMGKELQTFLDYPPMQKGASFNLDAVKAEMGKRMAEAEAASHGSGN from the coding sequence ATGAATCATCGCGGACACGAGATCCCGCGTCGCAGCGGACTGCGGCTGGCGGCGCTGGCGATCCCGCTCTTCATTTTGACCGCTACGACAGCCCTCGCGGCGGACAAGAAACCGAACATCGTCGTCATCATGGGCGATGACATCGGAATGTGGAACATCGGTGCTTACAACCACGGCATGATGGCGGGGCGGACGCCGAACCTCGACAAGCTCGCCAAGGAAGGGATGCTGTTCACCGACTATTACGCCGAAGCGAGCTGCACGGCGGGTCGCGCGAACTTCGTCACAGGCGAGCTGCCCATCCGCACAGGCATGACCACCGTTGGTCAGGCCGGCGCCAAGATGGGACTGCCAGCCGAGGCCTGCACGATCGCCACCGCGCTCAAGGCGCAGGGTTACGCGACGGGGCAGTTCGGCAAGAACCACCTCGGCGACCTGAACGAGTTCCTGCCCACCGTGCACGGCTTCGATGAGTTCTTCGGGTACCTCTACCACCTCGACGCGATGGAAGACCCGGCCCATCCCAACTATCCCCAGGAGCTGCTGAATAAGGTTGGCCCGCGCAACATGGTCCACAGCTGGGCCAGCGACACGGATGATCCGACCGAAATGCCGCGCTGGGGCAAGGTCGGCAAGCAGAAGATCGAAGACGCCGGCACGCTCTATCCGAAACGGATGGAGACCGTGGACGACGAGTTCCGCGATTCCGCGTTCAAGTTCGTGGAGAAAGCCAAAACAGAGAACAAGCCGTTCTTCCTGTGGCTCAACCCGACGCGCATGCACATCGTCACGCATCTCTCCGAGAAGTACGAGAAGATGCGGAATGCAGAGAACGGCTGGTCGGAAGAAGAAGCCGGCATGGCGCAGCTCGATGACGACATCGGGCTGGTGATGCAGAAGCTCAAGGATCTCGGGGTCGACGACAACACCATCGTCGTCTTCACCACCGACAACGGTACCGAGCTTTTTACCTGGCCTGACGGAGGAACGACCCCGTTCGCGCAGTCCAAGGGAACGATCATGGAAGGCGGCTTCCGAGTGCCTGCGCTGCTGCGCTGGCCCGGCCACGTTCCGGCCGACTCCGTGCAGAACGGCATTTTCTCGGGCCTCGACTGGTTTCCGACCTTCCTGGATGCGGCCGGCAATCCGGACATCACCGACCAGCTCCTGAAGGGAGTGAAGCTCGGCGATCGTACCTACAAGAACCATCTGGACGGCTATGACCAGATGGCCGCCATCACCGGCAAGGGTCCGTCGGCGCGTCACGAGATTTTCTACCTGGGCGAGAGCACCGTCGGCGCGATTCGCATCGACGACTTCAAGTATCGCTTCATCGACCAGCCGGCCGGATGGCTCGGGGAGAAAACGCACGTGGACGTGCCTTACCTGACGAACCTCCGACTCGATCCGTTCGAGCGCCAGGGATGGCCGCAAAACGGCACGAAGCAAGGGTCGCAGCAGTACTTCGACTGGTTCAAGTTCCAGTTCTGGCGGTTCGTGTTCGTCCAGCAGGTGATGGGCAAGGAGCTGCAGACCTTCCTCGATTACCCGCCGATGCAGAAGGGAGCCAGCTTCAACCTCGATGCCGTCAAGGCCGAGATGGGCAAGCGCATGGCGGAGGCCGAGGCAGCCAGCCACGGCTCCGGCAACTAG